The genomic window TTTACGAGTCGTTCCAACGAAACATAACTTGGTCTCTTCATATACATTCCTCCACGGAGGAGGCAAAACGTAGATATGACTTGACCATTCGTGTTTCTCCGCGTCTTCAAGAACCCATAGTTGAATACCGGTGCATACGTTGTTAGGCATGTTGGGCTGAAGCTTAGCTAATTTACCCTTGTAGTTTACTAGAATTGAATTCAGCCGCCTTCCCAAGTACAATATTTCCATGTCATGACCAGCAACTTTCTtgatatatttgaatttgtCAGATCCAAACTCAAAGCATACTACATCAGGATACCTGTCGTCAGAAACACCATGGACAATGGCTAAGTAATACAAAACACCATTGATGCATACCCCATCATATTGAGAAAAGCCATTAGTATGCTCCACAGGAACAGGATAATGTAGTATGTCACATTCGATCATTTTCCTTGACGGTTTCTTCCCGGTTTCTAACGTGTGAACTTGATGCTCTTCAGAATCAGCTCGTCCTATACATGAACGCGTCATGCATAatactttgaaatttttgtcGATCGGATCAAACCCCAAAAAGCTTATCACTCCTTTCCTCCTTGTTTTCACTTTACGTAAGACCACGGATTCCCCTGTGCTAGGGTTACATATCAATGGCTCAGTAACCGTCGTTCCCTTTGTAGTTCGTTGATGTAAACCACATAACCAGCCACGAACAGGACGACAAATATTAGAGGGACAGCTAATCGGGAAACTCATATGCAAATTTGCGGCTATAGGAGACAGATCTTGAGGATGTggtgatgagaagaagaacgtTTCGCAGTCTTTTAGGCATGTAAACAAGATCTTCGGACGAGACGAAGATATGGTCAAGTAGGACTCGGTGAAATGCTGACCTCGCAATGTGGACTGCCATAGCTTCGATACGTAACGAAATCTAGCTATAGACTTGACAGGCAATCTCAAGAGTATCTCGATTACGAGATCGAACGGGATCCGTTCggatttctcttcttctttcttttgattcgAACAAGATCGTTTCTTGCGCCGTGTCATCATGGTGGAGGCGGCTTCTCTTAAAACCCTAATGACTTTTTTTCTCCCTTCCGTCTGATTAAAcctaataataatcataacgCTTAAAACGTGTCTCTCAAGATCCTGGGTCTTTCTGATTTAAATGAGAATATAAATGCCTACATGTATAAAATTAATAGTATGAGGGTATGGCtgcaaaataattaaaaaatgagcTGACGATTCAAAACGATGCCGTTGTGGTTTCTTAGAAGAAAGtgatcgtcttcttcttcgccggGAAGCTCACAAACGGAATATACTCTACTGTTCCTTGCGACGTGCCCTGAAGGTAACTTCTTCTAGATTCCTCTCAATTTCTCATCttatttcttactttttccTCAGTCTCGTTTCTTCTGAGACGATTTAAGATCTGTTTCGAttctgattttatttatttatttattgctGGAGTTGTAGATCTGATTGTATGTGTAGTGG from Arabidopsis thaliana chromosome 3, partial sequence includes these protein-coding regions:
- a CDS encoding F-box and associated interaction domains-containing protein (F-box and associated interaction domains-containing protein; CONTAINS InterPro DOMAIN/s: F-box domain, cyclin-like (InterPro:IPR001810), F-box domain, Skp2-like (InterPro:IPR022364), F-box associated domain, type 3 (InterPro:IPR013187), F-box associated interaction domain (InterPro:IPR017451); BEST Arabidopsis thaliana protein match is: F-box and associated interaction domains-containing protein (TAIR:AT2G31470.1); Has 1409 Blast hits to 1317 proteins in 37 species: Archae - 0; Bacteria - 0; Metazoa - 0; Fungi - 0; Plants - 1407; Viruses - 0; Other Eukaryotes - 2 (source: NCBI BLink).); translated protein: MMTRRKKRSCSNQKKEEEKSERIPFDLVIEILLRLPVKSIARFRYVSKLWQSTLRGQHFTESYLTISSSRPKILFTCLKDCETFFFSSPHPQDLSPIAANLHMSFPISCPSNICRPVRGWLCGLHQRTTKGTTVTEPLICNPSTGESVVLRKVKTRRKGVISFLGFDPIDKNFKVLCMTRSCIGRADSEEHQVHTLETGKKPSRKMIECDILHYPVPVEHTNGFSQYDGVCINGVLYYLAIVHGVSDDRYPDVVCFEFGSDKFKYIKKVAGHDMEILYLGRRLNSILVNYKGKLAKLQPNMPNNVCTGIQLWVLEDAEKHEWSSHIYVLPPPWRNVYEETKLCFVGTTRKGEIVLSPNTISDFFYLLYYNPDRNTITIVKIKGMETFQSHKAYTFLDHLEDVNLVPIWRM
- a CDS encoding F-box and associated interaction domains-containing protein, which gives rise to MIIIRFNQTEGRKKVIRVLREAASTMMTRRKKRSCSNQKKEEEKSERIPFDLVIEILLRLPVKSIARFRYVSKLWQSTLRGQHFTESYLTISSSRPKILFTCLKDCETFFFSSPHPQDLSPIAANLHMSFPISCPSNICRPVRGWLCGLHQRTTKGTTVTEPLICNPSTGESVVLRKVKTRRKGVISFLGFDPIDKNFKVLCMTRSCIGRADSEEHQVHTLETGKKPSRKMIECDILHYPVPVEHTNGFSQYDGVCINGVLYYLAIVHGVSDDRYPDVVCFEFGSDKFKYIKKVAGHDMEILYLGRRLNSILVNYKGKLAKLQPNMPNNVCTGIQLWVLEDAEKHEWSSHIYVLPPPWRNVYEETKLCFVGTTRKGEIVLSPNTISDFFYLLYYNPDRNTITIVKIKGMETFQSHKAYTFLDHLEDVNLVPIWRM